The genomic interval TCTTGATTTAACATTTCACTTAGAATCATCAATTTAAAATCATCCGCAACCTATATACAAACCGTTGCAGATTTTAACATACGCAAATATTTAGCAAATACGCCGAATATTTCAGCGTTCCGGAGTGAGCGACTGCGCGTGCACTCATTAGCACGGCTAGGAGCTACTGTGTGAATAGGTTTGGCAGCAAGCGCGCGGACGGTAAAGTACAGCGAATACAGAGCGtatgtagatattttattattatttcattacagTTTGTAGTTTTAAATCATGTCctctttaaaagatttaattattaaacgtgTTAAAGGGCGTTTgactaaattcaaaaattacatacaaGTTCTTACGAAACAATCTAGTTTGAACAATATTGAAGTAGGCTCTAATTtgcttaattgtaattttaaggctaaaattaaaattaagcaaattagAATCTTTGGCTAGTGAATTTAACGAAGTGCAAAGTCAGATAGAATATTTAAGTGCAGATTCGTTAGAGGTCGAGTTGGACATACGCGAGGAAATTGAGAATGATTTCGAAACTTCTATGGCTACTGCTCAAGTTATAATCTCCAAATATTCGCAATCAGGGTCATTTGAAGATGCACAAAGTGGTAGTTCTCAACCTCATTGCGTGGGCGTTAAGTTGTCGTTCATTCAAATTTCTAAATTCGACGGATCGGCTTTCCGTTGGCTTGAATTTCGGGATACATTTAAGTCTCTTATCCACAATAACGCTCAAATAAACcccattttcaaatttcattttttgaaatttgaaaatgggGTTTGATGTTTTAGAATCGTACAATTACGATAAAAGCAAACAAGGGTCGGTTAGCACTTCCAAACCTAGCTGTAGTACATCaaactacaataaaaatatcacaaaatacCATAAGTCGTTTTCGTGTACAAGGCTGCCTCCCACCAatactattaaacaaaatagaTGTTTGTTATGTAAGggcaatcattttatttacacttgTCCTTCATTCTTAGCTAAATCTCCCGAATTAAGGTTAGCTGCACCTCAAAACCTTAAGCTATGCGTAAATTGTCTcagaaaaaatacagacgaattgataacctcctcctttttgaagtcggttgaaaaggtcATAACTTATTTAACTGCACTTTAGGGCCATGTCGCGAGTGTGGGAAACGACACAACACGCTTCTGCATATACCTAAGGTTGTAGAATCGTCAGCAAGTCAACATTCCATAGTTCAGACTGCTCAAGACGAACTAAACGTTCACCTTTCTAGGCAGCCATACACACAAGTCATGCTATCTACTGTCATGATTGACGTAATCAACCCTGTCAACTCAAAGGCCATGACTATTCGCGCACTTTTGGATAATGGCAGTCAGTCGAGTTTTTTAACGTCGTCGTTAAAACAAAAGTTAGGTTTAACTTACACCGACTGATATCAAGGTCGTAGGTATAGGGAACATGACAACAAACAGCATCAACGAACGATGCATTGTCTTATTAAAATCGTTATAGAGCGACTTTAATATTACGCTAATGTGTTTTATTATGCCTGAACTAACGGGTAGCATACCAAAGTCGTACATTAATCCATATCAAACTTGCCGACCCTAATTTCTATAACCCCGCGCCGGTAGATGCACTACTCGGTGCCGATATATTCTGGGCAGTTATAGGCAAAGAGCACAGCTCCCTAGGCATAAACAAACCATTTTTATGTAGTTCACAGTTCGGCTGGATTATTTCCGGTCCTATTTCATTGAATTGTGATCCTAAGCAAACCAATTGCAATTTTTCATCTAATGACGGTGAGTTATTAGACAAACAAATTTCTAAATTTTGGGATTTAGAAGATTTACCAAAGCGGTCACTGTTAAGTGACATCGAAAGACAAAGGAAATGCGAGCAACTTTTTGTCGCTCACACTGAGCGGCTAACGTCAGGTCATTTTAGTGTTCGACTTCCTCTTAAGGAGTCACCAGATTGCTTAGGAGATTCTTTAACCTTAGCTAAGaaacgattttataatttagaaagACGATTTAGAAAACAACCTGAATTAAAACACATATACAGTTCTTTTATAaaggaatatattaatttaggtCATTGTTCGAACTACACTCTCCTAGACTACATCCAAGTTATTATCTTTGCCATCACGCGGTATTTCGCGAAAACAGCGAGTCCACTAAGCTGCGCGTAGTATTCGACGCGTCGGCTCCCACAACATCAGGCGTATCGGTCAATGACTTGCTGATAATAGGGCCTACTATACAAGATTCACTCTTTTCCATCTTGATTAGGTTTCGTTTACATAAGTATGTTCTCACGGGAGAAATTGAGAATATGTATAGACAAATATCGCTTAACGAAAGCGATCGAAacctacaattaattttatggaGGGACGATGAGTCACAGCCGCTAAAAACCTACCAATTAAATACCGTTACCTACGGCTTTGTGAGCGCTAGCTTCTTAGTACGAGGTGTTTACATCAGTTAGGTAAAGAGTGTACGGACGCAGCTATAAAAACCATAATTCAGCGTGATTTTTATAACGATGACCTTATCACAGGCGCAGATACAGAAAATCAActtctgtatattttaaaatctgttCAAACAGCTTTAAGCGCTGGCTGCTTCAATTCACGTAAATTTCGTTCGAATTTACCTACTATATTTCAAAACACTAGCATTAATTTACACGACCATTTAAGTCTTAGCAATTCTACGAGCACCTTAGGTTTAGGGTGGGATCCTAAATCCGATTGTTTACATTTTCATGCGAAATTCCAAAAAATGTAGGTCAAACTATTACTAAACGCGAAATAATCtccaaaacttttaaaatatttgatctaCTAGGTTTACTTTCTCCATCTACTATACAATCAAAAATACTTATTCAAAAAATGTGGATTCATAAGCTAGAATGGGACGAACCTATtcctaataatttatataacgagTGGAAGCACATACAATCAGCTCTCgacattttattatcaattaaaatacccAGGTACGTTTCGTGTGATGATCCTATGACTACCGAAATGCATTCTTTTTGCGATAGCTCAATCAGCGCATACGGCGCATGTATATACCTACGCACGATCGACGCATGCGGCAATATCAACGTCCGGCTTCTGTGTGCGAAGTCAAAGGTCGCCCCAGTCAAGCCTACCACTATACCGCGGCTCGAGCTGTGCGCAGCGCAATTAGCCGCCAAACTTTGCAAGGCGTGTCTCGAGTCACTTCGCTTACCTATTGCGCGTTGTATACATTGGACCGACTCGAGTGTCGTATTAGGTTGGCTCAATAGCATtcccaataaattaaaaatgtttgtcgCTAATAGGGTTGTCGACATATGCGATAATTTAGTAGGTACATGCCGCCAAGACGCTTAGTTCGTCTTGGCGGCATGTACCTACTAAATTAAATCCTGCAGATTTCATTTCCAGGGGGGTTGACGcttctcatttaaaaaattccgaACTATGGTGGTCGGGACCAGAGTTCCTAAGTCTGGACGAATCTCAGTGGCCTAcacttaaaaatcaaaatattgaacACGATTTACCAGAATTAAAATCACACTCAGCAAttattgaaacatatttcattcaatttgataatttttccaattttttacGATTAAAACGTTGTTTTGCATACATTTTGAGATTTGTTCATAACAGTAAAATTGCTAACTCTAAACTGACAGGCGATTTATCACTAtcggaattaaataattattttacgaaGTTAGCTATAATTAGTCAGCAGCAATCGTTTCCAAAGGAATACGCTTGCCTATTAAAGGGACAGCCTACCAGCCCTAAAAGCAATATTGTGTCTTTTAGCCCATTTTTAGATAACAATCAGGTGATGAGAGTAGGTGGAAGACTCGATTCGTCAAAATACGAGTACGATAAAAAACATCCCATTATACTCGACGGAAAGCATCGTTTAACACTATTGTACTTTCGTTACGAGCACACGCGTCAATTACACACTGGGCCGCAGGCGTTACTATTTGCCATACGTGAAGTTCTTTGGCCAGTGGGGGGAAGGAACTTAGCCAGACGTACCGTGCGTAGCTGTGTCGCGCATGCTTGTTCCCTTCATGGGGAACCTACCTTCTCGACGTGTGATGCCAGCCTTCCCATTTCACACCGTCGCAGTAGATTTCGCGGGTCCATTTTCGATACTGAATAGAAAGGGTCGCGGCGCAACCGCTTCTAAGTGCTACATGTGCTTATTTGTCTGCTTTCGTTACAAATGTGTACACTTGGAAGCGGTCAGCGAACTATCCAAGGATGCCTTTTTGTTAGCGCTAAGACGATTTGTATCTCGTAGAGGCAAGCCAGCGGAAATATATTCCGATAACGGGCGCAATTTTGTAGCTGCCGCCAAGGAGGTTACAGATTTCTTTAAAACTAAACCCGTTCTATCTGACTTTGCCGTcgacgaaaatataaaatttacatttattcctGCCTACGCTCCTCACTTCGCTGGACTAGCCGAAGCGGGCATTAAATCCGCCAAGTTCCACGTAAAACGCGTCATGGGGCATGCAAATTTGACATTTGAGGAGTTGTGTACTTTGTTTACGCAGGTTGAGGCGATCTTAAATAGTCGTCCTCTATACCCTCTTTCTTCATCCCCTCACGACCTTCTTCCTCTATCCCCAGGACACTTTTTGATTGACCGGCCGCTCACTGCACTGCCTGCACCATCCCTGGAGGAGAAGAATTTCACCTGCCTAGATCGCTACGCCAGGATCGAAAAAATACGGCAACACTTCTGGCGTCGTTGGCAGCGTGACACCATCGGAGACCTCCAGCAACGCTCCAAATGGCGAACCAGTCGCGGCAACCTACGCGTCGGGGATCTAGTCATTCTCGCCGACGACAACGCAGCTCCACTGCACTGGCGCATGGGTCGGGTGTTGAGATTATTCCCGGGACCTGACGGCGTGGCACGCGTCGCTGAATGCCTGACAGCGCGGGGACTTGTGAGGAGGGCCTTCGCGCGCATCTGTCCCCTGCTTGAAGTTGAAGAAAACCCTTGAACGCGAGCGATTCAAGCGGGGGGAATATGTCGGCGCCGCCTACCACCTATCGGCAGGAGCCCGCACTCCCACTCAACGCCCATTCAACCAGTCATTCAACCAGCCATTCAACCAGTCATTCAACCAGTCATTCAACCAGTCATTTCAATCACTCACTCACTCTTAATCCTCCTAATTtttcagttaaaataaaatattctctcTTCTGGTCTCTTACGAACAAGTTGTTTTATTAAGCGCGTGAACTTTTGCAATCATGTCCCAATAGtagacaatatatatatatatatatatatatatatatatatctatatgaagataataaataagtatatattacaaaacatcaataatttgaaaacaaaattcaaGACCCATCTGCTAAATTTACAAAAGCAGACATAGATCTagtgtatacataatttatagtaGGTACTACTTGTATATACTAGGTAggtacttttttctttattattactattatttttttttattattatttttttatttaatgttactaaactcaactattttttctaattcaacaaccttttcaaccgacttccaaaaggaggaggttatcaattcgtctgtattttttttttttttttttttatgtttgttacctcataacttttcactgggtggaccgattttgataatttttttttttgtttgaaaggtagtgcttcccgtgaggtcccattttctttaatttttttccgatgatggtatccatatgaaaacgacataagtcttaaatttgcattatgtatatgcgcgacaaatcggtgaataactgaaaatcacgttaaccaattttgataattctttttttattataaaatatatacttcaaggataatttggtgaaagtttggtaaggttctgagcacagaatccatgacaaagtaacggaacggaagggaacggaacaattctgaggagcacgttagcgatactcagtcgaatcttttattaggttatttggatatttgagtcaccttccgtaatgtggttatgtttacgtaattatcatagtcgaatattataatcaactagctacccaccccggcttcgcacgggtgcaatactgatactaaatatactacagaatttgtgtatttacgacatcacatcgcaaacttctaaaattatcagtgtttctttactatattgttcatgtattatatacacaaaccttccccttgaatcacactatcttttaaaaaaaaccgcatcaaaatccgttgcgtagatttaaagatatagggacagagaaagcgactttgttttatactatgtagtgatggaactcctatacggctccttagggtgcgatatggggcagaatttcttactatctttaatcaaattttgtgtatgtgatgtgatgtcatatgatgtacgaaatatagttggtctttttcaaagtttttttgctgagttcgattacagctctttcgagggatccttgtagtttacgccgcgtgacgtattgaatccgcattttcgaaagtctatttttgctttattcgcaagtttcctttgaaattgtcctcgaagtagtttctgactcatataaacggaacgcttaatctatccatattaaaaaaaaatagttagtcaacatcagcttcacttaaaatcaaaaaataaataaaaattttaacaaaaagaaaaaccgacttcaaacaaaacactattttaaaacaaatgaatatgcacgaaaaagtaataaaaataattgcgtattcaacatattttttagagtcttcctaagttaaatgaaatgaaaaatattagactacttaaaagtcgattaacgattatatcatgtagttataattgttGTGTATTATATACGGTGgtacttcacttaattgtaaaatgacgattcaaaagtgcttataaaagtctacttgaataaagtttattttgatt from Vanessa cardui chromosome W, ilVanCard2.1, whole genome shotgun sequence carries:
- the LOC124542581 gene encoding uncharacterized protein LOC124542581, which translates into the protein MGNLPSRRVMPAFPFHTVAVDFAGPFSILNRKGRGATASKCYMCLFVCFRYKCVHLEAVSELSKDAFLLALRRFVSRRGKPAEIYSDNGRNFVAAAKEVTDFFKTKPVLSDFAVDENIKFTFIPAYAPHFAGLAEAGIKSAKFHVKRVMGHANLTFEELCTLFTQVEAILNSRPLYPLSSSPHDLLPLSPGHFLIDRPLTALPAPSLEEKNFTCLDRYARIEKIRQHFWRRWQRDTIGDLQQRSKWRTSRGNLRVGDLVILADDNAAPLHWRMGRVLRLFPGPDGVARVAECLTARGLVRRAFARICPLLEVEENP